The nucleotide window GCCCTTGGTCTCGGCGCGCACGGCGGCGGCCTCGGCGGCGGCGCGGTCGGCCGGGGTGGCCGGGCGCGCTTCCGTCTTGGGCTTGGCGATCTCGGCCTTCTTCTTCTCGCGCAGCTCGGCTTCGCGGGCGCGGCGCTCGTCCTCCTCGGCCTTCAGCCGCAGGGCTTCCTCGCGCTCGCGCTCCTCGCGCTCCTTGGCTTCCAGCTCAAGGCGGCGGCGTTCGCGTTCTTCCTCGCGGGCCTTCTCCTCGGCAACGCGCTGAGCGGCTTCCTCGACCTCGCGGGCCTTGGCGGCGCGCAGAGCGGCCATGCGCCGCTCCATCTCGGCATCCGAGATGCCGGCGGGACGCTTCGACGGGTCGCCCGACACGGCCGAGGGCGAGCCCGAGCGCCCGCCGCCCGCTGCCGGGCCGGTCTTGCCGGGCACGACCACGCGCTTGCGCTTGGTCTCGACGACCACGTTATGGGTCCGGCCGTGGCTGAAGCTTTGCTTCACATGGCCCGAGCGGCCGCCACCAAGACCCAGGGGTTTCTTTCCGTCAGTATCGCTCATCCGATCTTCATTCCTTCCCGGCGGCCGCATTGCCGCCGTCATGCTCGCGCAGACCCGTCAGTCTGCTCGCGTCCCTGATCAATTTTTCGGTCAGGCCCCCCGGCGCAAGCGCGCTGTGTATGACATGATCGCGCCCAAAGGACAAACCCAATTCTGATGCGGTCATGCAGCCGAACCACCGGCCCCCGGGCGGGGTCCAGAGCTTGCCTTTGCCGCGTTCCGATCCGTCGCTGGCCTGCAACAGCACCTTGGCCTTTCCGGCGGCCAGCCAGTCCTTGACCTTCTCGAAGCCGGCGACCGCCAGCCCGGCCTTGCGCGCCAGCGACAGCGTGTCCGTCACCCGCCGCGACAACCCGGATTCGATCAGCGCCAGCAGCTCGGGCGGGGCGGTCACCCGCGCCTTGGCGCCTCGCGAAAACAAGCCCTTGGCGGCAGCCTTGTCCAGCGCCTGCCGGTCGGCCACCACCCAGAAGCCGCGTCCGGGCAGCTTCTCGGCCAGATCCGGCACCACCTCGCCATCGGGGCCCGCGACAAAACGGATCAGCCCGGCCTTCGGCTGGACCTCGCCCGTGACGATGCAGCGCCGTTCGGGCGTCTCGCGGTCCTTGATACGGCCCCCGCGTGTCATCCGGCTCCCGGGGCGTTACACCCCGGCCTCCTGTTCGTCGCCCGGCTCGGCCGGCTCGGCCTCGTCGGCCGATTCGAGCTCGGTCGGATCGACCCAGCCCAGCATGACCCGGGCGGTCATCACCAGGTTCTGCGCATCTTCCAGCGAGACGTCGAAGGGTTCCAGGATGCCGTCGTCCTTGACGCGCTGGCCGTTCTGCGTGGTCCAGCCGCCGGCCAGCTCCCAGTCGGCGCAGGTGGCGAAATCCTCCAGCGTCTTGACGCCGTCCTTGGCCAGCGCCTCGACCATCTGCGGGGTCAGGCCCTCGAACTCGATCAGGCTGTCCTCGACGCCCAGGGCGCGGGCATTTTCCAGCGCGGCCTTGTTCGCGGCCTCCAGATGTTCGCGGGCCCGGGTCTGCAGCTCCTCGGCGGTGCCTTCGTCCACGCCCTCGATCGACAGCAGCTCGTCAACGTCGACGTAAGCCACTTCTTCCAGGTTGGTGAAGCCCTCGGCCACCAGAAGCTGGGCGAAGAACTCGTCCAGGTCCAGCGTGTCCATGAACAGCTTGGTGCGGGCGTTGAACTCGGCCTGGCGGCGCTTCGATTCTTCCTCTTCGGTGAGGATGTCGATATCGAGCCCGGTCAGCTGGCTCGCCAGCCGCACGTTCTGGCCGCGGCGGCCGATGGCGAGGCTGAGCTGCTCGTCCGGCACCACCACCTCGATGCGGGTCGCGTCCTCGTCGAAGACCACCTTCGCCACCTCGGCCGGCTGCAGCGCGTTCACCAGGAAGGTCGCCTGGTCCTCGGACCACGGGATGATGTCGATCTTTTCGCCCTGCAATTCACCGACGACGGCCTGCACGCGGCTGCCGCGCATACCGACGCAGGCGCCGACCGGGTCGATCGAGTTGTCATAGCTGATCACGGCGATCTTGGCGCGCGACCCCGGATCGCGGGCACAGGCCTTGATCTCGATCACGCCGTCATAGATTTCCGGCACTTCCATCTTGAACAGCTCGGCCATGAACTGCGGATCGGTGCGCGACAGGAAGATCTGCGGGCCGCGCGCCTCGCGGCGCACATCCTTGACATAGGCGCGGATGCGGTCGTTCGGGCGATAGCTCTCGCGGCCGATCTTCTCGTTGCGGCGCAGGATGGCCTCGCCCCGGCCCACATCGACGATGATGTTGCCGTATTCCTCGCGCTTGACGACGCCGTTGATGATGGTGCCGGCGCGGTCCTTGAATTCCTCGTACTGGCGGTCGCGCTCGGCCTCGCGGACGCGCTGCAGGATCACCTGCTTGGCGGATTGCGCGGCGATGCGGCCCAGATCCACTGGCGGCACCTGTTCCTGGAACACGTCGCCCGGCTGCGGCTTGCCCGAGAAATCGGTCAGCCCCTGGCCATCGCGCAGCCAATGCGCGCGGCCGTCCTTCGAGGGTTCGAAATAGGCGCGGGCCTGGTCGGCGGTGAACTCGGCCTGGTAGTTCTCGACTGCGTCATCCTCGACCACGGTGCGGGCGCGGGTGAAAGTGGCGTTGCCGGTCTTGCGGTCGATATGGACGCGGATGTCCATTTCCGAGCCGTAGCGCGACTTCGCGGCGCGGGCCAGGCTGTCCTCCATCGCCTCGATCACCAGATCGGGGTCGATCATCTTCTCGCGCGCGACCGCCTCGGCGGTCTGCAGAAGCTCAAGCTGGTTGGCAGAGGTGATGGCCATTCCTCACTCCTTCGCACCGGCGTTGTCGCCGGATTCCGTTTCGATCTCGTCAAAAGCGGCTTCGTCCAGATTGTCGATCTGCACGCCCGCATCCTTCTTTTGCCGCAGCATCTCGGCGATCAATTCGTCGGTCAGCACCAGCTTCGCATCGGAAAGCCAGTCGAAGTTCAGCCCGATGGTATGGGTCTCGCCGCCCTCGTCGATGTTGAGCAGCACCTCTTCGCCCTCCACCCCGGCCAGCACGCCCTTGAAGCGCTTGCGGCCGTCGATGGGCTGGTTGGTTTCCAGCCGCGCCTCGTAGCCCTCGAAAAGGGCGAAGTCCTTGAGCCGCGTCAGCGGCCGGTCGATGCCGGGGCTGGAGACCTCCAGGTGATAGGCGTCCTCCAGCGGGTCCTCGACATCCAGCACCGCGCTGACGGCGGTGGAAATGTCGGCGCAGTCGTCGACATTGATGCCGCCTTCCGGGCGGTCGGCCATGATCTGCAGCGTGGCGGTCTTGCCGCCCTGCAGGCGGATGCGCACCAGTTCGAAACCCAGATCCTCGATGACCGGGGAAATGATCTCGGCCAGGCGCCGGTCGATGGCGGTCTTGGCGATGAGGTCGGTCATTCGTGATACCCCAAATACAAAAAACGGGCCGAGGCGGCCCGTGCGTCTTACCGGTGGGCAGGGTGTGGACGCCTGCGCCGCTGTTGAGCCGCATATAGGGCGCGGCGCGGGCGATTGCAAGGAAAACCGGCGGGGCCGTTCAACGCGGTGCAGGATTGTCCCGCCAGATGCGGAAATTCAGCGCCCCGGCCAGGGTCAGCCAGGCCAGATAGGGCAGAAGCAAAACCCCGGAAAGCAGCTCCAGCCGGAAGGCCGCGACCACCAGCGCGGCGCTGACCAGCCACAGCACCGCCAGCACCGCCATGGCCGCGCCCGGCCGGCGCGCGCCGAAGAATACCGGCGTCCACAGGGTGTTCAGCGCGATCTGCGCCGACCACAGCGCCAGGGCGGGCCCGGCGCCGGGCAGGCCCGCCAGCCGCGCGCCCACCCAGGCCAGCAGCAGGTAAAGCGTGGTCCAGGCCAGCGGGAACGCCCAGCGTGGCGGGGTGAAATCCGGCTTGCGCAGCCCGTCATACCAGCCGCCGGGCGGAAAGATCAGGCCGGCCGCGGCCGCCGCGCCGCAAGCGATCAGGAAGAACAGGAAAGTCACGTCGCACCCCGCCGGAACAGGCGGCGCGCCCTATCGCGCCGCATCCCGGAAACCGTCCATCACCCGCACCAGTTCCGCGGCGATTCGCGGCTCGCTCAGCGCGTGGCCCGAGGCGGGGACCAGCCGCAGATCGGCCTTGCCCCAGCCCTCGGCCAGTTCCCAGGCGGTCGCGGGCGGGCAGACCATGTCATAGCGGCCCTGCACGATCACGGCCGGGATATGCTCGATGCGGTGGCGGTCGCGCAGCAGCTGGCCCTCGGCCAGGAAGCAGTCATGGGCGAAATAGTGGTTCTCGAGCCGGGCGAAGGTGCGGGCGTAGTCCGGGGGCGCATGGCCCGGCCCGTTGATCTCCAGTCCCGCCAAGGCGTTTTCCCAGACCAGCCAGGGCAGGGCATGGCGGATCTCTTGTCCGCGGTCGCCGCTGAACAGCCGCCGGTGATAGGCGGCGATCATGTCGCCGCGCTCGGCCTCGGGGATCGGGGCCTGGAATTCGGCCCAGCGGTCCGGGAAGAAGCGGGCGACGCCACCGCCATAGAACCAGTCCAGCTCGGCCCGGCGGCCCAGGAACACCCCGCGCAGCACCAGCGCCACCACGGGGTCGGGATGGGCCTGGGCATAGGCCAGCGCCAGCGTCGCGCCCCAGCTGCCGCCGAACAGGATGGCGCGCTCGATGCCCAGTTCGCGGCGGATCGTCTCGATATCGGCGATCAGGTGCCCGGTGGTGTTCGCAGCCACCGTGGCATGGGGCTGCGAGCGGCCGCAGCCGCGCTGGTCGAACAGCACCGCCCGGTAATGCGCCGGATCGAAGAAGCGCCGCATGAAGGGGCTGCACCCGCCTCCGGGCCCGCCATGCAGGACGATCACCGGCACGCCGCCCGGATTGCCGCTCTGCTCGACATGCAACATGTGGCCGTCGCCGACCTCGATCATCCGGCGGTCGAAGGGTTCGACCATCGGATGCAGCCTGCCATGCGACGGTGTGCCGCCGATTTGCCCTGCCAATCTGTCCATGGCACCACTATATAGCGCCTCGTGCGCGCCCGCCACATGAAGGACGGCCAGATGACCGAAAGACCAGCCCCCGCCAGCCCGGCCCCCAGCAGCATCGACCCGGCCGAGGTCGCCAAGTTCCAGGCCATGGCGCGGGAATGGTGGGATCCGAACGGCAAGTTCAAGCCGCTGCACATGCTGAACCCGACGCGGCTGGATTATGTCACGACCCAGATCGCGGCACAGTTCGGCCGCGACCTGACCGCGCCCCGGCCCTTCGACGGGCTGCGGCTGCTCGACATCGGCTGCGGCGGCGGGCTGATGGCCGAGCCGATGGCCCGGCTGGGCGCCGCGGTCACCGGCGCCGACGCGGCCGAGGGCAATATCGCCATCGCCGGCCTGCATGCCGCGGACCAGGGCCTTGCCATCGACTACCGCGCCACCACGGCCGAGGCGCTGGCGGCCGAGGGGCGCCGTTTCGACGTGGTCATGGCGCTGGAGATCGTCGAGCATGTCGCCGACCCGGCGCAGTTCATCGCCACCTGTCGCGACCTGGTGGCGCCGGGCGGCATGCTGATCGCCTCGACGCTGAACCGCACGGCGCGCAGCTTCGCCGCCGCCATCGTCGGCGCGGAATGGGTCATGCGCTGGCTGCCCAAGGGGACGCATGACTGGCGCCGCTTCATCACCCCGGACGAACTGGCGCGGATGAGCGAGGCGGCGGGGCTGCGCGTCGTCGACCGCTGCGGCATGGTCTTCAACCCGCTGGGCTGGAGCTGGTCGCTGTCGCATCGCGACCTGTCGGTCAATTACGCGATGACCGCGCTGCACGACGCCTGAAATTTCCTCGTCCGGCAGAGGCTCGATCGCCGCGCGGCCGGTCTTTCACCGTTTCCCAAATACCCGGACGACCCGGCGCCCTCAGCGTCCGCCGCGCGATTCGTGACGCAACGTCTCTTCCAGCTGCTTGCGCAGCATGCGCAGCACCGGCAGCGCCGCGCGCACCCGATCGGCGCCGACATCGCGCACCACATCGGCGATTCGCGGCATGAAGGCCGCCAGTGCCGCGTCCCGCGCCGCCCGGCCCGCCGGGCTGATCGCCACGAACTTGCGCCGCGCGTCGTCCCAGTCCGGGCGGATATGGATATGCCCGGCCCATTCCAGCCGCGACAGCGTGTTGGTCATCGCGCCGCGGGTGACGTGGAAGGCTTCGGCCAGCTCGGCGGGCGTGCGTTCGACATTCAGATGCGCCAGCAGGTTCAGCACCGAGAAATGCGAGATCTGCATGCCCTTGGGCAGCGCCTTGCCGATCAGGTCGCGCGCCAGCTGGTCGGCGATGAACACCTCGGAAAACAGGCTGGCCGCAAGGGCATCGGCCGAGATGTCGGCATGCCCTGCCGGGCTGTCATGGGTCTTGTCGATCATGGGCCGGTGAAGTCTCGGTCATGCGTAAGCGATGGGATGCGGGACCGTGCCCCAGGGACGGCCCCGGGGTCAAGCGTGACGAAGGTGACGCCGGGCTCGCTGCCGCCATCGGCCAGCACCTCGCCCCAGGGGCCGACCGCCAGGGAATGGCCGTGGCTGCGGCGCACCCGGCGCCCGGCATCGAAATGCGCCGCATGGCTGCCGCATTGCGCCGGGGCCAGCACGAAGCAGCCGGTCTCGATGGCGCGGGCGCGCAGCAGCACCTCCCAATGCGCGGCGCCGGTGGTGTCGTTGAAGGCGGCGGGCACGGTCAGCGCCTTTGCCCCGGCCTTGGCCAGCGCCCGATAGAGCTGTGGAAAGCGCAGGTCGTAGCAGACCGTCATGCCGATGGGCAGCGGCCCCTCGGCCAGCAC belongs to Paracoccus sp. TOH and includes:
- the nusA gene encoding transcription termination factor NusA, with product MAITSANQLELLQTAEAVAREKMIDPDLVIEAMEDSLARAAKSRYGSEMDIRVHIDRKTGNATFTRARTVVEDDAVENYQAEFTADQARAYFEPSKDGRAHWLRDGQGLTDFSGKPQPGDVFQEQVPPVDLGRIAAQSAKQVILQRVREAERDRQYEEFKDRAGTIINGVVKREEYGNIIVDVGRGEAILRRNEKIGRESYRPNDRIRAYVKDVRREARGPQIFLSRTDPQFMAELFKMEVPEIYDGVIEIKACARDPGSRAKIAVISYDNSIDPVGACVGMRGSRVQAVVGELQGEKIDIIPWSEDQATFLVNALQPAEVAKVVFDEDATRIEVVVPDEQLSLAIGRRGQNVRLASQLTGLDIDILTEEEESKRRQAEFNARTKLFMDTLDLDEFFAQLLVAEGFTNLEEVAYVDVDELLSIEGVDEGTAEELQTRAREHLEAANKAALENARALGVEDSLIEFEGLTPQMVEALAKDGVKTLEDFATCADWELAGGWTTQNGQRVKDDGILEPFDVSLEDAQNLVMTARVMLGWVDPTELESADEAEPAEPGDEQEAGV
- the ubiG gene encoding bifunctional 2-polyprenyl-6-hydroxyphenol methylase/3-demethylubiquinol 3-O-methyltransferase UbiG, which produces MTERPAPASPAPSSIDPAEVAKFQAMAREWWDPNGKFKPLHMLNPTRLDYVTTQIAAQFGRDLTAPRPFDGLRLLDIGCGGGLMAEPMARLGAAVTGADAAEGNIAIAGLHAADQGLAIDYRATTAEALAAEGRRFDVVMALEIVEHVADPAQFIATCRDLVAPGGMLIASTLNRTARSFAAAIVGAEWVMRWLPKGTHDWRRFITPDELARMSEAAGLRVVDRCGMVFNPLGWSWSLSHRDLSVNYAMTALHDA
- a CDS encoding helix-turn-helix domain-containing protein; the protein is MIDKTHDSPAGHADISADALAASLFSEVFIADQLARDLIGKALPKGMQISHFSVLNLLAHLNVERTPAELAEAFHVTRGAMTNTLSRLEWAGHIHIRPDWDDARRKFVAISPAGRAARDAALAAFMPRIADVVRDVGADRVRAALPVLRMLRKQLEETLRHESRGGR
- the pip gene encoding prolyl aminopeptidase — encoded protein: MDRLAGQIGGTPSHGRLHPMVEPFDRRMIEVGDGHMLHVEQSGNPGGVPVIVLHGGPGGGCSPFMRRFFDPAHYRAVLFDQRGCGRSQPHATVAANTTGHLIADIETIRRELGIERAILFGGSWGATLALAYAQAHPDPVVALVLRGVFLGRRAELDWFYGGGVARFFPDRWAEFQAPIPEAERGDMIAAYHRRLFSGDRGQEIRHALPWLVWENALAGLEINGPGHAPPDYARTFARLENHYFAHDCFLAEGQLLRDRHRIEHIPAVIVQGRYDMVCPPATAWELAEGWGKADLRLVPASGHALSEPRIAAELVRVMDGFRDAAR
- a CDS encoding RNA-binding protein — protein: MTRGGRIKDRETPERRCIVTGEVQPKAGLIRFVAGPDGEVVPDLAEKLPGRGFWVVADRQALDKAAAKGLFSRGAKARVTAPPELLALIESGLSRRVTDTLSLARKAGLAVAGFEKVKDWLAAGKAKVLLQASDGSERGKGKLWTPPGGRWFGCMTASELGLSFGRDHVIHSALAPGGLTEKLIRDASRLTGLREHDGGNAAAGKE
- the rimP gene encoding ribosome maturation factor RimP, giving the protein MTDLIAKTAIDRRLAEIISPVIEDLGFELVRIRLQGGKTATLQIMADRPEGGINVDDCADISTAVSAVLDVEDPLEDAYHLEVSSPGIDRPLTRLKDFALFEGYEARLETNQPIDGRKRFKGVLAGVEGEEVLLNIDEGGETHTIGLNFDWLSDAKLVLTDELIAEMLRQKKDAGVQIDNLDEAAFDEIETESGDNAGAKE
- a CDS encoding TspO/MBR family protein yields the protein MTFLFFLIACGAAAAAGLIFPPGGWYDGLRKPDFTPPRWAFPLAWTTLYLLLAWVGARLAGLPGAGPALALWSAQIALNTLWTPVFFGARRPGAAMAVLAVLWLVSAALVVAAFRLELLSGVLLLPYLAWLTLAGALNFRIWRDNPAPR